Proteins co-encoded in one Spirosoma endbachense genomic window:
- a CDS encoding M20/M25/M40 family metallo-hydrolase, with the protein MKKLALLLFWASTGSFGQSLSKPETAVIATVQKQLPETVTFLEKVVNINSGTLNIEGVRTVGKLMSDEFDKLGFKTEWVTLPDSLNRAGHLVATRQGKKGKKLFLIGHLDTVFEKSLPMEPFTRVNDSTASGQGVNDMKGGDVLVIAALKALHAQKLLDDTSITIYFTGDEESSGGAESRRDFIERAKQCDLALAFETAQGLSSVTTGRRGASGWTLNVKARSGHSSRVFSDLGYGAIYEAARILTEFRRTLGQEQYLTFNPGLIVGGSEVHYDDKTAKAETVGKTNIVAGSALVKGDLRFLTETQKENARAKMREIVDKSLPLTKASISFTDGIPGMEPTAANDDLRKQVDKISRDMGLGPVTAFDPGARGAGDVSFVAKYMPCLDGLGASGKGAHSIEETMNLKEYPFLIQRTALLIYRLTR; encoded by the coding sequence CTTTACTACTTTTTTGGGCCAGCACTGGCAGCTTCGGTCAGTCACTCTCAAAACCAGAAACTGCCGTTATCGCCACCGTTCAAAAGCAACTTCCGGAAACGGTTACGTTTTTAGAAAAAGTCGTTAACATCAACAGCGGCACGCTGAATATCGAAGGGGTCCGAACCGTTGGAAAACTGATGTCGGATGAGTTTGATAAACTGGGATTTAAAACCGAGTGGGTTACCCTACCAGACTCCCTCAACCGGGCGGGGCATTTGGTGGCGACCCGGCAGGGCAAGAAAGGAAAAAAGCTTTTTTTGATCGGCCATCTGGACACGGTATTTGAAAAAAGCCTGCCTATGGAGCCCTTTACCCGAGTGAATGATTCGACCGCTTCGGGTCAGGGCGTCAACGATATGAAAGGGGGCGATGTACTTGTTATTGCCGCACTGAAAGCACTTCACGCCCAGAAACTGCTCGATGATACGTCCATCACCATCTATTTTACGGGCGACGAAGAGAGTTCGGGTGGAGCCGAAAGTCGCCGGGATTTTATCGAACGAGCCAAACAATGCGATCTTGCCCTGGCCTTTGAAACCGCCCAGGGGTTGAGCAGCGTTACGACCGGCCGCCGGGGAGCCAGTGGCTGGACGCTGAACGTGAAAGCCCGCTCCGGCCATTCGTCGCGGGTGTTTAGCGACCTTGGCTATGGTGCAATTTATGAAGCCGCCCGCATTCTGACGGAGTTCCGCCGGACGCTGGGGCAAGAACAATACCTAACCTTCAACCCTGGGCTGATCGTTGGTGGGTCGGAGGTTCATTATGACGATAAAACAGCGAAAGCCGAAACCGTGGGTAAAACGAATATCGTTGCGGGTTCGGCGCTCGTAAAAGGTGATTTACGGTTTCTGACCGAAACGCAGAAGGAAAACGCGCGGGCAAAAATGCGGGAGATCGTCGACAAAAGTCTACCGCTCACCAAAGCCAGTATTTCGTTCACCGATGGTATTCCGGGCATGGAGCCAACGGCCGCCAACGATGATTTACGCAAACAGGTCGACAAAATCAGCCGGGATATGGGTCTTGGCCCCGTCACCGCCTTCGATCCGGGTGCGCGCGGTGCGGGCGACGTTTCGTTCGTTGCAAAATATATGCCCTGTCTGGATGGTTTAGGGGCATCTGGAAAGGGAGCGCACAGTATCGAAGAAACCATGAATCTTAAAGAATATCCGTTCCTGATTCAGCGAACCGCCCTCCTGATTTACCGCCTGACAAGATAA
- a CDS encoding DUF1624 domain-containing protein: MNRITTIDVTRGLVMVIMALDHVRDLLHITAVTQNPTDLATTTAPIFLTRWITHLCAPTFVFLSGTSAYLSLTKSQNSPAARRFLLKRGLVLILLELTIINFAFWFDLQFRSMLLQVIYAIGGGLVIVSLLARLPVKWVGILGLIIVVGHNLLQLVPAFTNPTARLVGALLFRVEFFQLSPAFALLIAYPVIPWLGIMLVGFACGSLMEQPISMRKRSLFRLGLGALGLFIILRFINSYGDPAPWSVQKDAFFTILSFINVTKYPPSLLYDLLMIGIALLILALADGADNPITRWLMVYGKVPMFYYIIHWYSIHLLMIAMVLLEGYGWKDIQAGTLNFGRPAGAGISLGPVYLVWFGLVLSLYPLCRWYGRYKSAHPEIKILRYV; this comes from the coding sequence ATGAACCGAATAACGACAATTGATGTAACGCGCGGACTGGTCATGGTTATCATGGCATTAGATCACGTTCGGGATCTGTTGCACATCACCGCTGTCACGCAGAATCCCACCGACCTTGCTACAACGACTGCCCCGATATTCCTGACCCGATGGATCACCCATTTGTGCGCTCCTACCTTTGTTTTCTTATCAGGAACGTCAGCTTATCTATCGTTAACGAAAAGCCAGAACTCACCTGCTGCCCGGCGTTTTTTACTGAAGCGCGGTCTGGTTTTGATTCTGCTCGAACTGACGATTATCAACTTCGCTTTCTGGTTCGATCTTCAGTTTAGAAGTATGCTGTTGCAGGTAATTTATGCCATTGGTGGCGGCCTTGTTATCGTATCGCTTCTGGCCCGACTGCCCGTAAAATGGGTCGGAATACTAGGGTTGATCATTGTAGTTGGGCATAATTTACTGCAACTGGTACCAGCATTTACCAATCCGACTGCCCGACTAGTGGGTGCCTTGCTGTTTCGGGTCGAATTCTTCCAGCTAAGTCCGGCATTTGCCCTTCTGATTGCTTATCCCGTGATTCCCTGGCTCGGCATTATGCTGGTTGGCTTTGCGTGCGGCTCCCTGATGGAGCAGCCCATTTCAATGCGTAAACGCTCCCTGTTTCGCCTTGGACTAGGCGCATTGGGGTTATTTATCATTCTCCGCTTCATAAACAGTTATGGAGATCCGGCTCCCTGGTCTGTTCAGAAAGATGCATTCTTTACCATACTGTCGTTTATCAACGTAACCAAGTATCCGCCATCACTGCTGTACGATCTGCTGATGATTGGCATTGCCTTACTTATTCTGGCCCTCGCCGATGGAGCCGATAATCCAATCACCCGCTGGCTGATGGTATACGGCAAAGTGCCGATGTTTTATTACATCATTCACTGGTATTCCATTCATCTGCTCATGATTGCCATGGTCCTGCTGGAAGGATACGGATGGAAAGACATTCAGGCTGGTACGCTGAATTTTGGGCGACCCGCCGGAGCGGGTATTTCACTCGGCCCGGTTTATCTGGTCTGGTTTGGACTTGTGTTGTCCTTATATCCGTTGTGCCGTTGGTATGGCCGTTACAAATCGGCTCATCCAGAGATAAAAATCCTTCGCTATGTGTGA
- a CDS encoding NAD(P)/FAD-dependent oxidoreductase, which yields MITTDICIIGAGPVGLFAVFEAGLLKMRCHLIDALPQVGGQLSEIYPQKPIYDIPGYPAINAQRLVDNLMEQIEPFHPSFTLGERVETLERQADESFVITTNDGTSVHCQVVVIAGGLGCFEPRKPEIQNLEQFEGKGVAYMVKNPEQLRDRRVVLAGGGDSALDWTVFLADVAKEVTLVHRSDSFRGAPDSAEKVFDLAKEGRINLVLQSNITSIHGNGHLQEVSITAKDKSVTSLAADNLIPLFGLTPKLGPIADWGLNIDKSAILVDTTDYSTNVERIYAIGDINSYPGKLKLILCGFHEAALMCQSAFRYVYPNQKLSFKYTTVNGIPTF from the coding sequence ATGATTACCACAGATATTTGCATCATAGGCGCGGGGCCGGTAGGCCTGTTCGCTGTTTTTGAAGCCGGTTTATTAAAGATGCGCTGTCACCTTATCGATGCACTTCCGCAGGTGGGTGGGCAGCTTTCTGAAATTTACCCACAGAAGCCTATTTACGATATTCCCGGTTATCCAGCGATCAATGCGCAACGGTTGGTCGATAACCTGATGGAACAGATCGAGCCGTTCCATCCTTCGTTTACGCTGGGCGAACGAGTTGAAACACTGGAACGCCAGGCCGACGAATCCTTTGTGATTACGACGAACGATGGCACTTCTGTTCACTGCCAGGTGGTGGTTATTGCCGGAGGGCTCGGTTGTTTTGAACCGCGCAAACCGGAAATCCAGAATCTGGAGCAGTTTGAAGGAAAAGGAGTTGCTTACATGGTTAAGAATCCAGAACAACTTCGCGACCGCCGGGTAGTACTGGCCGGTGGTGGAGACTCGGCCCTCGACTGGACCGTTTTCCTGGCCGATGTGGCTAAAGAAGTGACGCTCGTTCACCGGAGCGATAGTTTCCGGGGTGCACCCGATTCTGCCGAAAAAGTGTTTGACCTGGCCAAAGAAGGCCGAATCAATCTCGTACTGCAATCCAACATTACCAGTATTCACGGCAACGGGCATTTACAGGAAGTCAGCATCACGGCAAAAGACAAATCAGTAACCAGTCTGGCTGCCGATAACCTGATTCCATTATTTGGTCTGACACCTAAGCTAGGCCCAATTGCCGATTGGGGGCTTAACATCGACAAATCCGCCATTCTGGTCGATACGACCGATTACTCAACCAATGTTGAGCGGATCTATGCCATCGGCGACATCAATTCATACCCCGGCAAACTGAAACTGATTTTGTGTGGATTCCACGAAGCCGCGCTCATGTGCCAAAGCGCATTCAGGTACGTGTATCCAAACCAGAAACTAAGCTTCAAATACACGACCGTTAACGGAATACCAACGTTTTAA
- a CDS encoding 2Fe-2S iron-sulfur cluster-binding protein, which yields MIQFTIEDRDGERQTLEIPEGINLSLMEVLKASDYNILATCGGMALCATCHVQVLEGFDALPPARDAELDMLDTLPDADPDSRLACQLRVDESIEGGVFKIRGEEQ from the coding sequence ATGATACAATTCACGATAGAAGACCGCGATGGCGAACGGCAAACACTTGAAATTCCGGAAGGCATTAATCTGAGCCTGATGGAGGTCCTGAAAGCCTCAGATTATAATATTCTGGCAACCTGTGGCGGTATGGCCCTTTGCGCAACCTGCCATGTGCAGGTACTGGAAGGATTCGACGCATTACCGCCCGCCCGCGATGCTGAATTAGATATGCTGGACACCCTGCCCGATGCCGACCCGGACAGTCGACTGGCTTGTCAACTTCGTGTCGATGAATCCATCGAAGGCGGTGTTTTCAAAATAAGAGGAGAAGAACAGTAG